A genome region from Natronobeatus ordinarius includes the following:
- a CDS encoding DUF2182 domain-containing protein yields MAEPHPHGRRLGRLPIAVLVAFTASVFAWLTLVNHWLPMPGGESHDHGASDHGTHDHSTHDHSTHDHSTHDHGTGESAMAMTDPGVPEAMALANGVSGIGLYLLMWGVMMIAMMYPSTIPLFRLYEGTLRDAPTTERLPKLGAFMGTYAVVWGLTGIVPLLVNWFVPIAPIAAGNEALLLGASLLVLGSYQVSPYKQQCLDYCRSPLGFLTAHHRPGVSGAIRLSGRFSVFCIGCCWALMGLMVVVGSMNVLWMAIITVVLSLERLVSWGPRLATAVGVLAGGAGIGLLVLSLPVA; encoded by the coding sequence ATGGCCGAGCCCCATCCACACGGTCGGCGACTCGGACGGCTCCCGATAGCCGTCCTCGTCGCGTTCACGGCGTCGGTGTTCGCCTGGCTCACCCTGGTCAACCACTGGCTCCCGATGCCGGGCGGCGAGAGCCACGATCACGGTGCAAGCGACCACGGCACGCACGACCACAGCACGCACGACCACAGCACGCACGACCACAGTACACACGACCACGGCACGGGCGAATCCGCGATGGCGATGACCGATCCCGGCGTTCCCGAGGCGATGGCGCTGGCGAACGGCGTCTCCGGGATCGGGCTCTACCTGCTCATGTGGGGCGTCATGATGATCGCGATGATGTACCCGTCGACGATTCCCCTGTTCCGACTGTACGAGGGGACGCTCCGAGACGCACCGACCACCGAACGACTCCCGAAACTCGGCGCGTTCATGGGGACGTACGCGGTGGTGTGGGGACTCACCGGTATCGTGCCGCTCCTGGTGAACTGGTTCGTCCCGATCGCCCCCATCGCGGCCGGCAACGAAGCGCTTCTCCTCGGTGCGTCGTTACTGGTGCTGGGGTCGTACCAGGTTTCGCCGTACAAACAGCAGTGTCTTGATTACTGTCGATCGCCGCTGGGATTTCTCACGGCCCACCACCGCCCCGGCGTCTCGGGTGCGATCCGTTTGAGCGGCCGGTTTAGCGTCTTCTGCATCGGCTGTTGCTGGGCACTGATGGGACTCATGGTCGTCGTCGGATCGATGAACGTCCTCTGGATGGCGATCATCACGGTGGTACTCTCGCTCGAGCGCCTCGTCTCGTGGGGCCCACGACTGGCAACGGCCGTCGGCGTCCTCGCCGGGGGAGCCGGGATCGGGCTGCTCGTGCTTTCTCTCCCCGTAGCGTAG
- a CDS encoding saccharopine dehydrogenase family protein, translating to MDDLLVYGSYGYTGRLVAREAVSRGGAPVLAGRNRDRVRDQADELGLEWRAFDLEDADEHVGDFDAVCNCAGPFVDTASPMVEACLEAGTDYLDVTGEVDVLAALARLDEAATEAGVTLLPGVGFDVTPSDCLAAFLHETFPSAESLAVGISGWGSLTAGTLRTGLRNVGDGGVIRRNGKLLRVPTAADTRAFDFGSGPTATVAVPLGDVVTAYHSTGIGTIATYIDLPWPLIRTMAVGRPFEPVLATRPVRRGLERLVDAVAEGPDEAERETGRPTIQAEVCVDDRIERARVRTPNTYALTADAIVSAATRVLAGEAPAGYRTPATAFGHGFVLDLEGVERERLPPLSRSSDS from the coding sequence ATGGACGACCTTCTGGTCTACGGCTCGTACGGCTACACCGGCCGCCTGGTCGCGCGGGAAGCGGTCTCGAGGGGTGGCGCACCCGTCCTCGCGGGCCGGAACCGGGACCGAGTTCGTGACCAGGCCGACGAACTCGGCCTCGAGTGGCGGGCGTTCGACCTCGAGGACGCGGACGAGCACGTCGGCGACTTCGACGCCGTGTGCAACTGCGCCGGGCCGTTCGTCGACACCGCTTCGCCGATGGTCGAGGCGTGTCTCGAGGCCGGGACGGACTATCTCGACGTCACGGGCGAGGTGGACGTGCTCGCCGCCCTGGCGAGACTCGACGAGGCGGCCACCGAAGCAGGGGTGACGCTCCTGCCGGGCGTCGGCTTCGACGTCACGCCCTCGGACTGTCTGGCCGCCTTCCTCCACGAGACGTTCCCGTCGGCTGAGAGCCTCGCGGTCGGGATCAGTGGCTGGGGCTCGCTCACGGCAGGAACGCTCCGGACGGGCCTTCGGAACGTTGGCGACGGTGGCGTGATCCGCCGGAACGGGAAGCTGCTGCGCGTGCCGACGGCGGCCGACACCCGCGCGTTCGACTTCGGCTCGGGACCGACGGCGACCGTCGCGGTCCCCCTCGGCGACGTCGTCACCGCCTACCACAGCACCGGCATCGGGACGATCGCGACCTACATCGACCTCCCCTGGCCGCTGATCCGGACGATGGCCGTCGGCCGCCCGTTCGAGCCCGTCCTCGCCACCCGCCCGGTCAGACGCGGCCTCGAGCGGCTCGTCGACGCGGTCGCCGAGGGGCCGGACGAGGCCGAACGGGAAACGGGGCGGCCGACGATCCAGGCCGAGGTGTGCGTCGACGACCGGATCGAACGGGCCCGCGTTCGAACGCCGAATACGTACGCGCTGACGGCCGACGCGATCGTGAGCGCCGCAACGCGGGTGCTGGCAGGGGAGGCCCCGGCGGGATATCGGACGCCAGCGACGGCGTTCGGCCACGGATTCGTCCTCGACCTCGAGGGCGTCGAGCGCGAACGGCTGCCGCCGCTGTCCCGCTCGAGCGACTCCTGA
- a CDS encoding J domain-containing protein: MTDDFYDLLDVPPDATQEEIKEAFRTQVRIYHPDLNDDDRAQAQFTVLKKAYDILGDPVERQAYDRLGHAAYVSKRTSGLPSADLWRREPTDEDDAVTDRSTSTSTSTSERAGTDSRTTEATSSQSRSSATRDASSAGASSSRDTASEAHAAGATGTATSSRTATGTSTSSRTATGTATGDGRATRTASTATSERRSSSAGGRTSLEAFVQWWHGKNFAWPLIWLAALTYLTGLVHFGLENAASLRTLGAELAAVGVAPAAIWAVLSESRYGIDVPAEFVATAEPVALPLSPLAWYVVLAGAVATSLLLVLSARLLWRRDTWGPITFDETIVIALALGATSFAGGGPLLTGIVLLPLLFGVIVYRTRQLPGWAPSYGYVVAVCAPLVALVAGVVGYASLPTDLVAFVVLPLAGAFGLPIRVQVRKRVGR; this comes from the coding sequence ATGACAGATGACTTCTACGACCTGCTCGACGTTCCCCCGGACGCCACCCAGGAGGAAATCAAGGAGGCGTTTCGAACGCAGGTCCGTATCTATCATCCCGATCTCAACGACGACGATCGCGCACAGGCCCAGTTTACCGTTCTCAAGAAGGCCTACGACATCTTGGGCGATCCGGTCGAGCGCCAGGCGTACGACCGACTCGGCCACGCAGCGTACGTCTCGAAACGGACCTCCGGGCTCCCGTCGGCCGACCTCTGGCGACGCGAGCCGACCGACGAAGACGACGCAGTAACCGATCGGTCGACGTCGACGTCGACGTCGACGAGCGAACGGGCGGGCACCGACTCACGGACCACGGAGGCCACGAGCAGCCAGTCGCGCTCGAGTGCCACGCGCGATGCGAGTTCGGCTGGCGCGTCGAGTTCGAGAGACACTGCCTCGGAAGCACACGCGGCCGGGGCAACGGGAACAGCCACGTCGTCGCGTACCGCAACGGGGACGTCCACGTCGTCGCGTACCGCAACGGGGACGGCGACGGGTGACGGTCGCGCGACTCGAACGGCGAGCACCGCGACGAGCGAACGCCGGTCGTCGTCGGCCGGTGGGCGCACCTCGCTCGAGGCGTTCGTCCAGTGGTGGCACGGCAAGAACTTCGCGTGGCCGCTGATCTGGCTCGCGGCGCTGACTTACCTCACTGGGCTCGTTCACTTCGGGCTGGAGAACGCGGCCTCGCTGCGGACGCTCGGCGCCGAGCTCGCCGCTGTCGGCGTCGCCCCGGCGGCCATTTGGGCGGTGCTGTCGGAGAGCCGTTACGGCATCGACGTGCCGGCGGAGTTCGTCGCGACCGCCGAACCCGTGGCGTTGCCGCTGTCGCCGCTTGCGTGGTACGTCGTCCTCGCGGGTGCCGTCGCCACGTCGTTGCTCCTCGTGCTCAGCGCACGCCTCCTCTGGCGGCGGGACACGTGGGGGCCGATCACCTTCGACGAGACGATCGTGATCGCGCTCGCGCTCGGGGCGACGAGTTTCGCCGGCGGCGGTCCGCTGCTCACCGGGATCGTCCTCTTGCCGCTTCTGTTCGGCGTGATCGTCTACCGAACCCGCCAGCTCCCGGGCTGGGCGCCGTCGTACGGCTACGTGGTCGCTGTCTGTGCCCCGCTGGTCGCGCTCGTGGCCGGCGTGGTCGGCTACGCGTCGCTCCCGACCGACCTCGTCGCTTTCGTCGTCCTCCCCCTGGCTGGCGCGTTCGGGCTGCCGATCAGGGTGCAGGTTCGAAAGCGGGTCGGTCGGTAG
- a CDS encoding DUF1326 domain-containing protein — MTDDIDDVPDWTIAGEFFEACNCAPPCQCLYFELPDDGVCTGALFWHIEDGSYGDADVSGLTVGLLLYEQGVLLEGGWDTVVLIDEAATAEQTEALESIFLGRAGGLLGAVADLVDEVKAVSRVPITYSAEDGRVSMAAGDVVTVELDTLEGFGDVPGEVSPHPLTPPTERATTGTSSTATVSYDEQFSWDVSGNNAYLGEFEYGNG, encoded by the coding sequence ATGACAGACGACATCGACGACGTTCCAGACTGGACGATCGCGGGTGAGTTCTTCGAAGCGTGCAACTGTGCGCCGCCGTGTCAGTGCCTCTACTTCGAACTCCCGGACGACGGCGTCTGTACCGGGGCGTTGTTCTGGCACATCGAGGACGGGTCGTACGGTGATGCAGACGTGAGCGGCCTCACCGTCGGCCTCCTCCTGTACGAACAGGGCGTCCTCCTCGAGGGTGGCTGGGACACCGTGGTCCTCATCGACGAGGCGGCGACTGCAGAACAGACCGAGGCGCTCGAATCCATCTTCCTGGGTCGAGCTGGCGGCCTACTGGGCGCCGTCGCCGACCTCGTCGACGAGGTGAAAGCCGTCAGTCGCGTGCCGATCACTTACTCGGCCGAAGACGGACGCGTCTCGATGGCAGCCGGTGACGTCGTGACGGTCGAACTCGACACACTCGAGGGATTCGGAGACGTCCCCGGGGAGGTTTCACCCCACCCGCTCACGCCGCCGACGGAACGGGCAACGACCGGGACGTCCTCGACGGCAACCGTTTCCTACGACGAGCAGTTCTCCTGGGACGTGTCCGGAAACAACGCCTACCTCGGCGAGTTCGAGTACGGAAACGGGTGA
- a CDS encoding gamma-glutamyltransferase family protein produces MDYDLDRFDSRRSTVYANRGMVATSQPLAAEAGLEILRTGGNAFDAAVATAAALNVVEPTSTGLGGDVFALYRTADGEVGAMRACGGAPADATIENVKRALETADDPSAYYPESRGYAVDEATGADDLEMPFLGPHAVTVPGTARGWETTVEELGRLSLGDVLEPAIEYALEGYPVSEAISYYWQGATELFSDEHAREAYLFDGEAPEPGQTVRLPRLGESIQLIAEAGADVVYEGEIAEAIAEAVQSKGGFLTVEDLAAFEPEFLEPVSTTYNGAEIFELPPNNQGLIALEALNIAEEIGAGEHPYDSPERVHAFAEAMKLAFVDGHHYVTDPEYEEIPPLGSKAYARERATAIGDSPIRDPEVGVPTRAAEDADTVLLTVGDAEGNLVSYINSRFAGFGSGLVAGETGIALQNRGASFSLDPDHPNRLEPGKRPFHTLVPAIARLDADDWAAFGVMGGYMQPQGHVQVLSNLIDYGMSEQAALDAPRWRYREDGALGVEERLPNAAALARRGHDVRVLPPTLFGGAQLVRRREKTLSGATEPRKDGNVVGY; encoded by the coding sequence ATGGACTACGACCTCGACCGATTCGACTCGAGGCGCTCGACCGTCTACGCCAACCGCGGGATGGTTGCGACCAGCCAGCCCCTCGCGGCGGAAGCCGGCCTCGAAATCCTGCGGACCGGCGGCAACGCCTTCGACGCAGCCGTCGCGACGGCCGCCGCGCTCAACGTCGTCGAGCCCACCTCCACGGGGCTGGGCGGCGACGTCTTCGCGCTCTACCGCACCGCCGACGGCGAGGTCGGCGCGATGCGCGCCTGCGGGGGCGCACCCGCTGACGCGACGATCGAGAACGTGAAACGCGCCCTCGAGACGGCCGACGACCCCTCGGCGTACTACCCTGAATCCCGCGGCTACGCCGTCGACGAGGCGACGGGCGCCGACGACCTCGAGATGCCCTTCCTCGGCCCGCACGCAGTCACCGTTCCGGGCACCGCCCGCGGCTGGGAGACGACCGTCGAGGAACTCGGTCGGCTGAGCCTAGGCGACGTGCTCGAACCTGCGATCGAGTACGCCCTCGAGGGCTACCCCGTCTCGGAGGCCATCTCTTATTACTGGCAGGGGGCGACCGAGCTCTTTAGCGACGAACACGCCCGCGAAGCGTACCTGTTCGACGGCGAGGCTCCGGAGCCGGGCCAGACGGTGCGACTGCCCCGACTCGGCGAGTCCATACAACTGATCGCCGAAGCGGGCGCAGACGTCGTCTACGAGGGCGAGATCGCCGAGGCAATCGCCGAAGCCGTCCAGTCGAAGGGTGGCTTTCTGACCGTCGAGGACCTCGCGGCGTTCGAACCCGAGTTCCTCGAGCCCGTGAGCACCACCTACAACGGCGCGGAGATTTTCGAACTGCCGCCGAACAACCAGGGGCTGATCGCGCTCGAGGCGCTGAACATCGCAGAAGAGATCGGCGCGGGCGAGCATCCCTACGACTCGCCCGAACGAGTCCACGCCTTCGCCGAGGCGATGAAGCTGGCGTTCGTCGACGGCCACCACTACGTCACTGACCCCGAGTACGAGGAGATCCCACCCCTCGGCTCGAAGGCGTACGCCAGAGAGCGCGCGACGGCGATCGGCGACTCGCCGATCCGCGATCCCGAAGTCGGCGTCCCGACGCGCGCGGCGGAGGATGCTGACACCGTCTTGCTGACCGTCGGCGACGCGGAGGGCAACCTCGTCTCGTACATCAACTCCCGCTTCGCGGGTTTCGGCAGCGGGCTCGTCGCGGGCGAGACCGGCATCGCCCTGCAAAACCGTGGCGCGTCGTTCTCGCTCGATCCCGACCACCCGAATCGACTCGAGCCGGGCAAGCGGCCGTTCCACACCCTCGTGCCGGCGATCGCCCGACTCGACGCCGACGACTGGGCGGCGTTCGGCGTCATGGGTGGCTACATGCAACCCCAGGGCCACGTCCAGGTGCTCTCGAACCTGATCGACTACGGGATGAGCGAGCAGGCGGCCCTCGACGCGCCCCGATGGCGCTACCGCGAGGACGGCGCCCTCGGCGTTGAGGAACGACTGCCGAACGCCGCTGCGCTCGCCAGACGAGGACACGACGTGCGCGTCCTCCCGCCGACGCTGTTCGGCGGCGCTCAGCTCGTCCGCCGGCGAGAGAAGACGCTGTCGGGTGCCACCGAGCCACGGAAGGACGGAAACGTCGTGGGCTACTGA
- a CDS encoding DUF6517 family protein, translating to MNRRAVVASVGSLTLAGLAGCLGVVGFDEHEASPGGVDATALEETGYERTAVEELAVEEDVGALGYSERIVVRNHMTDHEKAVNLGPLGSQRAAVFAVLTTPKIGVVGRNVNPVEEMSTAELVELVASNYDDVGDVSHEADETVTILEQSTTQSQFTADAAFDGSPLEVALHVTEAVETDDDLFVTIGVYPEQVAFEEEENVRELAEAVVEDGNR from the coding sequence ATGAACCGTCGAGCGGTCGTCGCGAGCGTCGGAAGTCTCACTCTCGCCGGACTGGCTGGCTGTCTCGGGGTCGTCGGATTCGACGAACACGAGGCGTCGCCGGGCGGCGTCGACGCCACGGCGCTCGAGGAGACGGGATACGAGCGCACGGCCGTCGAGGAACTCGCCGTCGAGGAGGACGTCGGCGCTCTGGGCTACTCCGAGCGGATCGTCGTTCGAAACCACATGACCGACCACGAGAAAGCTGTCAACCTCGGGCCGCTTGGCAGCCAGCGCGCCGCAGTGTTCGCCGTCCTCACGACCCCGAAGATCGGGGTCGTGGGACGGAACGTCAACCCCGTCGAAGAGATGTCGACCGCCGAGCTCGTCGAGCTGGTCGCGAGCAACTACGACGACGTCGGCGACGTCAGCCACGAAGCCGACGAGACGGTGACGATCCTCGAGCAATCGACGACGCAGTCTCAGTTCACCGCCGACGCGGCCTTCGACGGCTCGCCACTCGAGGTCGCCCTCCACGTTACCGAGGCCGTCGAGACCGATGACGACCTGTTCGTAACCATCGGCGTCTACCCTGAGCAGGTGGCGTTCGAAGAGGAGGAAAACGTCCGCGAACTCGCGGAGGCGGTCGTTGAAGACGGGAACCGGTGA
- the dinB gene encoding DNA polymerase IV, which translates to MSDGPQLPGVDREDGEDRIVLHVDADCFYASCERLREPDLEGEPVVVGMGYEPGETVGAVATASYEAREFGVESAQPISQALERLPRRVDVADDPDLTLEETGHYRPVDREYYKDVAAGVREILHDCADVVREVSIDEAYLDVTERTAWTVADGFARHVKDRIRREVGVTVSVGVAPTMSAAKIASDFEKPDGLTVVRPGEVRSFLAPLEVELLHGVGPVTARELRGMGLETAADVADADPRQLTERFGERGRELYDRARGEDDRQVEPRGRPKSFSRESAFDAAVEEPGPKRERVETLAAAVADRARREGALYRTVGVKAVTPPYDVHTRERSLSGPVDDPDLVTELALELFEEFATRRVRKLGVRLANLEFDAADQSRLDGWSDVTSGETTPNRNGTTVDRNREERVSGQTSLEDFP; encoded by the coding sequence ATGTCTGACGGGCCACAGCTCCCGGGCGTCGACCGTGAGGACGGCGAGGATCGCATCGTCCTCCACGTCGACGCCGACTGCTTCTACGCCTCCTGTGAGCGCCTCCGCGAGCCCGACCTCGAGGGTGAGCCCGTCGTCGTCGGCATGGGGTACGAACCCGGCGAGACGGTCGGCGCGGTCGCCACGGCGAGCTACGAGGCCCGCGAATTCGGCGTCGAGAGCGCCCAGCCGATCTCGCAGGCGCTCGAGCGGCTGCCTCGTCGCGTCGACGTCGCGGACGACCCCGATCTCACGCTCGAGGAGACCGGCCACTACCGGCCCGTCGACAGAGAGTATTACAAGGACGTCGCGGCCGGGGTCAGGGAGATTCTCCACGACTGCGCCGACGTCGTCCGCGAGGTGAGCATCGACGAGGCCTACCTCGACGTCACCGAGCGAACGGCGTGGACGGTCGCCGACGGCTTCGCCCGCCACGTCAAAGACCGCATCCGCCGCGAGGTCGGCGTCACCGTGAGCGTCGGCGTCGCGCCAACGATGAGCGCGGCGAAGATCGCGAGCGACTTCGAGAAGCCAGACGGCCTCACCGTCGTTCGGCCGGGGGAGGTTCGGTCGTTCCTGGCGCCCCTCGAGGTCGAACTGCTCCACGGCGTCGGTCCCGTCACCGCCCGCGAGCTTCGGGGGATGGGCCTCGAGACGGCGGCCGACGTCGCCGACGCCGATCCGCGACAGCTCACAGAACGATTCGGTGAGCGGGGCCGGGAGCTGTACGACCGCGCCCGCGGCGAGGACGATCGGCAAGTCGAGCCGAGGGGCCGACCGAAGAGCTTCTCGCGTGAGTCGGCGTTCGACGCAGCCGTCGAGGAGCCAGGCCCGAAACGCGAGCGGGTCGAGACGCTCGCCGCCGCGGTCGCCGACCGGGCGCGTCGAGAGGGCGCCCTCTACCGGACCGTCGGGGTGAAAGCCGTCACGCCGCCGTACGACGTGCACACGCGCGAACGGTCGCTCTCCGGCCCCGTCGACGACCCCGACCTCGTCACGGAGCTCGCGCTCGAGCTCTTCGAGGAGTTCGCCACCCGTCGTGTGCGGAAACTCGGCGTTCGGCTCGCCAACCTCGAGTTCGATGCGGCCGATCAGAGCCGGCTGGACGGCTGGTCGGACGTCACGTCGGGCGAAACGACCCCGAATAGGAATGGGACGACGGTCGACCGGAACCGAGAGGAGCGAGTCAGCGGACAGACCTCACTCGAGGACTTCCCCTGA
- the guaB gene encoding IMP dehydrogenase, with translation MANDVPEHEPYSSKLQVPEALTFDDVLLRPKESRVEPDEADLTSRVSTTVEVSVPILSAAMDTVTESGMAIAMARHGGLGVIHRNMTIDQMVEEIERVKSADELIIPLESVVTADPEMTVTEVDEMMIREGVGGAPVVNTRGEVLGIISSTDIRPHLEVNEDDPVTAAMTDEVITAPEDVDAREAFDMMYEHKIERVPVVDEEKLLVGLVTMQGILQRREYKQAARDEAGRLRCGVAVSPFELDRARAADEAGADVLFIDTAHAHNLNVIDGAREIKSEVDADVVVGNVGTREAAADLVDFADGIKVGIGPGSICTTRVVSGAGMPQITAVAQVADVAAEHDVPVIADGGIRYSGDAIKAIAAGADAVMLGSYFAGTDEAPGRVVTMNGKKYKQYRGMGSVGAMKSGDADRYLKEDPEDDEDYVPEGVEAATPYKGTLRSELHQLAGGMQSGMGYVGAGTIPEFKERSEFVRVSSAGQAEGHAHDVVITDEAPNYSPKGE, from the coding sequence ATGGCGAACGACGTTCCCGAGCACGAGCCCTATTCTTCGAAACTCCAGGTACCGGAAGCGCTGACGTTCGACGACGTCCTGTTACGACCGAAAGAGAGCCGGGTCGAACCCGACGAGGCGGACCTCACCTCGCGCGTCTCGACGACCGTCGAGGTCTCGGTCCCCATCCTCTCGGCGGCGATGGACACCGTCACCGAGAGCGGGATGGCGATCGCGATGGCCCGCCACGGCGGCCTCGGCGTCATCCACCGGAACATGACGATCGACCAGATGGTCGAGGAGATCGAACGCGTCAAGAGCGCCGACGAACTGATCATCCCACTCGAGTCGGTCGTCACGGCCGATCCCGAAATGACGGTCACGGAGGTCGATGAAATGATGATCCGGGAAGGCGTCGGCGGCGCGCCCGTCGTCAACACCCGCGGGGAGGTGCTGGGGATCATCTCGAGTACGGACATCCGCCCACACCTCGAGGTCAACGAGGACGACCCGGTGACGGCGGCGATGACCGACGAGGTCATCACGGCACCCGAGGACGTCGACGCCCGCGAGGCGTTCGACATGATGTACGAGCACAAGATCGAACGGGTCCCGGTCGTCGACGAGGAGAAACTGCTCGTCGGCCTGGTCACGATGCAGGGCATCCTCCAGCGTCGGGAGTACAAACAGGCCGCTCGAGACGAGGCGGGGCGACTTCGCTGTGGCGTCGCCGTCAGCCCGTTCGAGCTAGATCGTGCGCGTGCAGCCGACGAGGCGGGTGCCGACGTGCTTTTCATCGACACCGCGCACGCGCACAACCTGAACGTGATCGACGGGGCTCGCGAGATCAAATCGGAGGTCGACGCGGACGTCGTCGTCGGCAACGTCGGCACGCGAGAGGCGGCTGCCGACCTCGTCGACTTCGCCGACGGCATCAAGGTCGGAATCGGTCCGGGCTCGATCTGTACGACGCGGGTCGTCTCGGGGGCTGGGATGCCCCAGATCACGGCGGTCGCTCAGGTCGCCGACGTCGCGGCAGAACACGACGTGCCGGTGATCGCCGACGGCGGCATTCGCTACTCCGGCGACGCGATCAAGGCGATTGCGGCCGGTGCGGACGCCGTCATGCTCGGATCGTACTTCGCGGGGACCGACGAGGCCCCCGGTCGGGTCGTCACGATGAACGGCAAGAAGTACAAGCAGTATCGCGGCATGGGGAGCGTCGGCGCGATGAAGTCGGGCGACGCGGATCGGTATCTCAAGGAGGATCCCGAGGACGACGAGGACTACGTCCCCGAGGGCGTCGAGGCCGCCACGCCGTACAAGGGAACGCTCCGGTCCGAGCTCCACCAGCTCGCCGGCGGCATGCAGTCGGGGATGGGGTACGTCGGCGCCGGAACGATCCCAGAGTTCAAGGAGCGTTCGGAGTTCGTCCGGGTCTCCTCGGCCGGCCAGGCCGAGGGACACGCCCACGACGTCGTCATCACCGACGAGGCGCCGAACTACTCGCCGAAGGGCGAGTGA
- the glmS gene encoding glutamine--fructose-6-phosphate transaminase (isomerizing) codes for MCGIIGHVGNGDAIDTLLTGLENLEYRGYDSAGVAVQNGSGIEIQKRSGRVSELKASIEDRPLRGRVGIGHTRWSTHGPPTDENAHPHTDSTEDVAVVHNGIIENYAELKERLSARGHEFTSDTDTEVIPHLIQQYVDEGYGNEAAFRRAVEELEGSYAIAVMLSGEHTLYAARQGSPLVVGVEGEEFFLASDVPAFLEYTDTVAYLEDGDVAIVDPDGVEFTDLEGDSVDRDLETVDWDPEQTGKGEYDHFMLKEIDEQPTSLAQTIEGRIDPERGAIDLEGFEPGTFEDVSSVQLIACGTSYHAALYGSLVLNAAGVSARALLANEYSVCAPPVDEETLVIAVSQSGETADTLSALRQATEEGARTLTVTNVVGSTAARQADDSVLIRAGPEIGVAATKTFSSQAVVLELLAHRLTRDVVGETPYDLESYLPALARLPQQVDDVLEESDAERIARHYRDHESYFFIGRGLGYPVALEGALKFKEITYEHAEGFASGELKHGPLALVTPKTPVFAIFTGQEDERTLKNAEEASTRGAPVVAICPDGHRATEIADAHLEIPDTEPELAGLLANVQLQLVSYHAADLLGRPIDKPRNLAKSVTVE; via the coding sequence ATGTGTGGAATCATCGGTCACGTCGGGAACGGCGATGCGATCGACACCTTGCTCACCGGCCTCGAGAACCTCGAGTACCGTGGCTACGACTCCGCGGGCGTCGCCGTTCAGAACGGGTCGGGAATCGAGATCCAGAAACGCTCCGGCCGGGTTTCCGAGCTAAAGGCGTCGATCGAGGACCGACCGCTCCGGGGACGGGTCGGTATCGGCCACACCCGGTGGAGTACGCACGGCCCGCCGACCGACGAGAACGCTCACCCGCACACCGACTCGACCGAGGACGTCGCGGTCGTCCACAACGGCATCATCGAGAACTACGCCGAGCTCAAAGAACGGCTCTCGGCGCGGGGCCACGAGTTCACGAGCGACACCGACACCGAGGTCATCCCACACCTCATCCAGCAGTACGTAGACGAAGGCTACGGGAACGAGGCGGCCTTCCGGCGCGCGGTCGAGGAACTCGAGGGGAGCTACGCCATCGCCGTGATGCTGTCGGGCGAACACACCCTCTACGCCGCCCGCCAGGGCTCGCCGCTGGTCGTCGGCGTCGAGGGCGAGGAGTTCTTCCTCGCCAGCGACGTCCCCGCCTTCCTCGAGTACACCGACACCGTCGCCTACTTAGAAGACGGCGACGTCGCGATCGTCGACCCCGACGGCGTCGAGTTCACCGACCTCGAGGGCGATTCCGTCGACCGGGACCTGGAGACCGTCGACTGGGACCCCGAACAGACGGGGAAAGGCGAGTACGACCACTTCATGCTCAAGGAGATCGACGAGCAGCCGACCTCGCTCGCCCAGACCATCGAGGGGCGGATCGATCCCGAACGCGGGGCGATCGACCTCGAGGGATTCGAGCCCGGCACGTTCGAGGACGTCTCGTCCGTCCAGCTGATCGCCTGTGGGACGTCTTACCATGCAGCACTCTACGGCTCGCTCGTGTTGAACGCCGCCGGCGTCTCCGCCCGAGCGCTGTTAGCCAACGAGTACAGCGTCTGTGCGCCACCGGTCGACGAGGAGACGCTCGTGATCGCGGTCAGCCAGAGCGGCGAGACTGCAGACACCCTCTCGGCGCTCCGGCAGGCGACCGAGGAGGGCGCCCGGACGCTGACGGTGACGAACGTCGTCGGCTCCACGGCGGCCCGCCAGGCCGACGACTCCGTGCTCATCCGCGCTGGTCCGGAGATCGGCGTCGCCGCGACGAAGACGTTCTCCTCGCAGGCCGTCGTCCTCGAACTCCTCGCCCACCGGCTCACCCGGGACGTCGTCGGCGAGACTCCCTACGACCTCGAGTCGTACCTCCCCGCACTCGCCCGCCTCCCCCAGCAGGTCGACGACGTGCTCGAGGAGAGTGACGCTGAACGGATCGCCCGCCACTACCGTGACCACGAGTCGTACTTCTTCATCGGCCGCGGACTCGGCTATCCCGTCGCGCTCGAGGGGGCGCTGAAGTTCAAAGAGATCACCTACGAACACGCCGAGGGCTTCGCCTCGGGCGAGCTCAAACACGGCCCGCTGGCGCTCGTGACGCCCAAGACGCCCGTGTTCGCGATCTTCACCGGTCAGGAAGACGAGCGGACGCTGAAGAACGCCGAGGAAGCCAGCACCCGCGGGGCACCGGTCGTCGCGATCTGTCCGGACGGCCACCGCGCGACCGAGATCGCCGACGCCCACCTCGAGATCCCCGACACCGAGCCGGAACTCGCGGGGCTGCTCGCGAACGTCCAGCTCCAGCTGGTCTCCTACCACGCCGCGGACCTGCTCGGCCGGCCGATCGACAAGCCGCGCAACCTGGCGAAGAGCGTCACGGTGGAGTGA